From Pseudomonas sp. stari2, a single genomic window includes:
- the glyQ gene encoding glycine--tRNA ligase subunit alpha, which yields MSQPTPAVRTFQDLILALQQYWAEQGCVVLQPYDMEVGAGTFHTATFLRAIGPETWNAAYVQPSRRPTDGRYGENPNRLQHYYQFQVVLKPNPDNFQELYLGSLKHVGLDPLVHDIRFVEDNWESPTLGAWGLGWEVWLNGMEVTQFTYFQQAGGIECYPVTGEITYGLERLAMYLQGVDSVYDLVWADGPFGRVTYGDVFHQNEVEQSTYNFEHANVDKLFELFDFYESEAKRLIELDQPLPLPSYEMVLKASHTFNLLDARRAISVTARQQYILRVRTLARSVAQAYLLARAKLGFPMATPDLRDEVLAKLEAAQ from the coding sequence GTGAGCCAGCCTACGCCAGCCGTGCGTACCTTCCAAGACTTGATCCTCGCGCTCCAGCAATACTGGGCCGAGCAAGGTTGTGTGGTACTTCAGCCCTACGATATGGAAGTAGGCGCCGGCACTTTCCACACCGCGACATTCCTGCGTGCCATCGGCCCGGAAACCTGGAACGCCGCTTATGTACAGCCAAGCCGCCGTCCGACTGACGGCCGTTACGGCGAAAACCCGAACCGTCTGCAGCACTACTACCAGTTCCAGGTAGTCCTGAAGCCGAACCCGGACAACTTCCAGGAACTGTACCTGGGCTCCCTCAAGCATGTCGGCCTGGACCCGCTGGTCCACGACATCCGCTTCGTCGAAGACAACTGGGAATCGCCGACCCTCGGCGCCTGGGGTCTGGGCTGGGAAGTCTGGCTGAACGGCATGGAAGTGACTCAGTTCACTTACTTCCAGCAGGCGGGCGGCATCGAGTGCTACCCGGTGACCGGCGAGATCACCTATGGTCTGGAGCGTCTGGCCATGTACCTGCAGGGCGTGGATTCGGTCTACGACCTGGTCTGGGCTGACGGTCCGTTCGGCAGAGTGACCTACGGCGACGTGTTCCACCAGAACGAAGTGGAGCAGTCCACCTACAACTTCGAACACGCCAACGTCGACAAGCTGTTCGAACTGTTCGATTTCTACGAAAGCGAAGCCAAGCGCCTGATCGAGCTCGACCAGCCGCTGCCGTTGCCAAGCTACGAAATGGTCCTGAAGGCCTCGCACACCTTCAACCTGCTGGACGCACGCCGGGCGATCTCGGTGACTGCGCGTCAGCAATACATTCTGCGCGTTCGCACCCTGGCGCGTTCCGTCGCCCAAGCCTACCTGCTGGCCCGCGCCAAGCTGGGCTTCCCGATGGCAACCCCGGACCTGCGTGACGAAGTACTGGCCAAGCTGGAGGCTGCACAATGA
- a CDS encoding ATP-binding protein → MINRRRHESRVQSQVQRLFRQLVREWVWISLVLLPLTALLSWRAQINLHDPAPVSGALLSTALVAIVLGLLLWRPRLALWLTLIGMVGVLLTSAGLAEVQRWWSPTPAVLGMLFGYLIWNWRRLSVVLTYFGWELSRLDDEPKVFPERRRTQFASGDRLQGQIMALEQAMSRTRDTRRFIADGLEYLPVATLISDPKGQILLGNRKARDLFGSDLVGDEVLDRLARLGYPDLSTASHPLLSDLPLVEFRDHKERSLRLERAALLPVDGDTPIGWLLSLTDLSAERAAEEQRGVLLRFLSHDLRAPHSAILALLDVHRHQAGTDSPLFEQIERQVRRALELTDGFVLLARAESKAYQFQPSLFAMLVMDVLDQALPIAQQKCIELLNDMDEQSQERLVLADQGLLTRALFNLLENAIKYSPNGSTVRLRVRCHDDWLHCELTDQGKGIAAEELPDLFSQYRRFSSAKGIDGVGLGLSMVKAVVDHHGGRIECISVIDQGTTFRLELPLIAEEQA, encoded by the coding sequence ATGATTAACCGACGCCGCCACGAAAGCCGTGTGCAAAGTCAGGTTCAACGCCTGTTTCGGCAACTGGTGCGCGAGTGGGTGTGGATAAGTCTAGTGCTGTTGCCGCTGACTGCATTGTTGTCCTGGCGTGCGCAGATCAATCTGCATGATCCGGCGCCAGTCAGTGGCGCACTGCTCTCTACCGCGCTGGTGGCCATCGTGCTGGGGTTATTGCTGTGGCGACCGCGTCTGGCGCTCTGGCTCACGCTGATCGGCATGGTTGGCGTGCTGCTGACCAGTGCCGGCCTGGCAGAAGTTCAGCGTTGGTGGTCGCCCACGCCGGCCGTGCTGGGAATGCTGTTCGGTTATCTGATCTGGAACTGGCGACGTCTGAGTGTCGTGCTGACCTACTTCGGCTGGGAGTTGTCCCGGCTGGACGATGAACCGAAGGTGTTCCCCGAACGTCGCCGTACCCAATTTGCCAGTGGCGACCGACTGCAAGGCCAGATCATGGCCCTTGAACAGGCCATGAGCCGCACGCGTGACACCCGTCGCTTCATCGCCGATGGCCTGGAGTATCTGCCGGTCGCGACCCTGATCAGTGATCCCAAAGGTCAGATCCTGTTGGGCAACCGCAAGGCGCGTGACTTGTTCGGCAGTGATCTGGTCGGTGATGAAGTCCTCGATCGATTGGCGCGTCTTGGCTATCCGGATTTATCCACAGCGTCGCACCCACTGTTGTCTGACCTGCCCCTAGTGGAGTTTCGTGATCACAAGGAGCGCAGTTTGCGGCTGGAACGCGCAGCATTGTTACCGGTGGACGGCGACACACCGATTGGCTGGCTGCTAAGCCTTACCGATCTGAGCGCCGAGCGTGCCGCCGAAGAACAGCGCGGCGTGCTGCTGCGTTTTCTGTCCCATGACCTGCGTGCGCCACATTCGGCGATCCTCGCTCTGCTTGATGTCCATCGACATCAGGCCGGGACCGATTCGCCGTTGTTCGAGCAGATTGAACGCCAGGTACGTCGGGCGCTGGAGCTGACCGATGGTTTCGTGCTGCTGGCGCGGGCCGAATCCAAGGCCTATCAGTTCCAGCCGAGTCTGTTTGCGATGTTGGTGATGGACGTGTTGGATCAGGCTCTGCCCATTGCCCAGCAAAAGTGTATCGAGCTGCTGAACGATATGGATGAACAATCCCAGGAACGTCTGGTGCTGGCGGACCAGGGCTTGCTGACCCGTGCGCTGTTCAATCTGTTGGAAAACGCGATCAAGTACAGCCCGAACGGGTCAACGGTTCGGTTGCGCGTTCGTTGCCACGATGACTGGCTGCACTGCGAACTGACCGATCAGGGCAAAGGCATTGCGGCTGAAGAACTACCTGATCTGTTCAGCCAATATAGGCGCTTTTCTTCCGCCAAGGGCATCGATGGCGTGGGGCTGGGGTTATCGATGGTCAAGGCCGTGGTGGATCACCATGGTGGGCGGATCGAATGCATCAGCGTCATCGATCAGGGCACCACATTCCGTCTTGAACTGCCGCTGATCGCCGAGGAGCAGGCATAA
- the tag gene encoding DNA-3-methyladenine glycosylase I — MPRCFWCNEDPLYMAYHDQEWGTPLRDAQGLFELLLLEGFQAGLSWITVLRKRERYREVLYGFDVQRVAQMSDAEIDDLMLDPGIIRNRLKLNAARRNAQAWLALEDPVAFLWSFVDNRPVINHFKDRSEVPAITPQAVAMSKGLKKAGFTFVGPTICYALMQASGMVMDHTQDCDRYAQLVNAG; from the coding sequence ATGCCACGCTGCTTTTGGTGCAACGAAGATCCGCTGTACATGGCTTACCACGATCAGGAGTGGGGTACGCCGCTACGCGATGCGCAGGGATTGTTCGAGTTGCTTTTGCTCGAAGGGTTCCAGGCCGGGCTTTCGTGGATCACCGTGCTGCGCAAGCGCGAGCGATATCGCGAGGTGTTGTACGGTTTCGACGTACAACGAGTGGCGCAGATGAGCGACGCGGAAATCGATGACTTGATGCTCGATCCGGGGATCATCCGCAACCGTCTCAAGCTCAATGCCGCCCGGCGCAACGCCCAGGCCTGGCTGGCGCTGGAAGATCCGGTGGCCTTCCTCTGGTCGTTTGTGGATAACCGACCGGTGATCAATCATTTCAAGGATCGCAGCGAAGTCCCGGCCATCACCCCGCAAGCCGTGGCCATGAGCAAAGGCCTGAAAAAGGCCGGTTTCACCTTCGTCGGCCCGACCATTTGCTACGCGCTGATGCAGGCTTCTGGCATGGTCATGGATCACACTCAGGACTGCGACCGCTACGCGCAGCTCGTCAACGCCGGTTAG
- a CDS encoding lysophospholipid acyltransferase, with the protein MEKFKGAMLVGALRLFALLPWRAVQAVGSAIGWIMWKTPNRSRDVVRINLAKCFPQMDPAERERLVGQSLKDIGKSLTESACAWIWPAQRSIDLVREVEGLDILKDALASGKGVVGITSHLGNWEVLNHFYCSQCKPIIFYRPPKLKAVDELLRKQRVQLGNRVAASTKEGILSVIKEVRKGGQVGIPADPEPAESAGIFVPFFATQALTSKFVPNMLAGGKAVGVFLHALRLPDGSGYKVILEAAPEAMYSTDTETSCAAMSQVVERYVAAYPSQYMWSMKRFKKRPPGEARWY; encoded by the coding sequence GTGGAAAAGTTTAAAGGCGCCATGCTGGTTGGCGCTCTGCGGCTGTTTGCCCTGCTTCCGTGGCGGGCCGTGCAGGCCGTGGGTTCGGCGATCGGCTGGATCATGTGGAAAACCCCCAACCGTTCCCGCGACGTGGTGCGGATCAACCTCGCCAAATGTTTTCCACAGATGGATCCGGCCGAACGTGAGCGTCTGGTCGGTCAGAGCCTGAAAGACATCGGCAAGTCCCTGACCGAAAGCGCCTGCGCCTGGATCTGGCCGGCCCAGCGTTCCATCGACCTGGTGCGCGAAGTCGAAGGCCTCGACATCCTCAAGGATGCGCTGGCGTCGGGCAAAGGCGTGGTCGGCATCACCAGCCACCTGGGCAACTGGGAAGTGCTCAACCACTTCTATTGCAGCCAGTGCAAACCGATCATTTTCTATCGCCCGCCGAAGCTCAAGGCTGTGGATGAATTGCTGCGCAAGCAGCGGGTGCAACTGGGCAACCGCGTGGCGGCGTCGACCAAGGAAGGCATCCTCAGTGTCATCAAGGAAGTGCGCAAGGGGGGGCAGGTGGGGATTCCCGCAGACCCGGAGCCGGCCGAATCCGCCGGGATCTTCGTGCCGTTCTTCGCGACCCAGGCCCTGACCAGCAAGTTCGTGCCGAACATGCTCGCTGGCGGCAAGGCCGTCGGGGTATTCCTGCATGCCCTGCGTCTGCCGGACGGTTCTGGCTACAAGGTGATTCTGGAAGCGGCGCCGGAAGCCATGTACAGCACCGACACCGAAACCTCCTGCGCAGCGATGAGTCAGGTGGTCGAGCGTTATGTGGCGGCGTATCCGAGCCAGTACATGTGGAGCATGAAACGCTTCAAGAAGCGTCCGCCGGGTGAGGCGCGCTGGTACTGA
- the glyS gene encoding glycine--tRNA ligase subunit beta, with product MSAQDFLVELGTEELPPKALNTLAEAFLAGIDKGLQATGLNYETKTVYAAPRRLAVLITALATQQPDRSINLDGPPRQAAFDAEGNPTQAALGFAKKCGVELSEIDQSGPKLRYSQNIAGKPTASLLPTIVEDSLNDLPIPKRMRWGARKEEFVRPTQWLVMLLGDQVIDCTILAQKAGRESRGHRFHHPQSVRIGSPSSYLADLRAAYVLADANERREIISKRTEELATRQEGTAIVPPALLDEVTALVEWPVPLVCSFEERFLDVPQEALITTMQDNQKYFCLLDADGKLLPRFITVTNIESKDPQQIIAGNEKVVRPRLTDAEFFFKQDKKQKLEAFNDRLQNVVFQEKLGSVYDKAERVSKLAAYIAARIGGNASWAARAGLLSKCDLATEMVGEFPEMQGVAGYYYALNDGEPEDVALALNEQYMPRGAGAELPATLTGAAVAIADKLDTLVGIFGIGMLPTGSKDPYALRRAALGVLRILIEKQLDLDLNDAVAFAVNSFGAKVKAAGLNDAVLEFIFDRLRARYEDEGVDVATYLSVRALKPGSALDFDQRVQAVQAFRKLPEAAALAAVNKRVSNLLSKVEGSVPTDVQAKYFDNANEFSLYSAIQQADQAVQPMAAARQYNESLARLAALREPVDAFFDAVMVNAEDANVRANRYALLARLRGLFLGVADISLLG from the coding sequence ATGAGTGCTCAAGATTTTCTGGTTGAACTGGGCACCGAAGAACTGCCACCCAAAGCCCTGAACACCCTGGCCGAAGCGTTCCTCGCCGGTATCGACAAGGGCCTGCAGGCTACCGGCCTGAACTACGAGACCAAAACCGTCTACGCCGCGCCGCGTCGTCTGGCCGTGCTGATCACTGCGCTGGCGACCCAGCAGCCGGATCGCAGCATCAACCTCGACGGCCCGCCACGTCAGGCCGCGTTCGATGCCGAAGGCAACCCGACTCAAGCGGCACTGGGCTTTGCCAAGAAGTGCGGCGTCGAGCTGAGCGAAATCGACCAGAGCGGTCCGAAACTGCGCTACAGCCAGAACATTGCGGGCAAGCCGACTGCAAGTCTGCTGCCGACCATCGTCGAAGACTCGCTGAACGACCTGCCGATCCCGAAACGCATGCGTTGGGGTGCGCGCAAGGAAGAGTTCGTACGTCCGACCCAGTGGCTGGTGATGCTGCTCGGCGACCAGGTCATCGACTGCACGATCCTCGCTCAGAAGGCTGGCCGTGAGTCCCGTGGCCATCGTTTCCACCACCCGCAAAGCGTGCGCATCGGTTCGCCGTCGAGCTACCTGGCCGACCTGCGTGCCGCTTACGTGCTGGCCGACGCCAACGAGCGTCGCGAGATCATCAGCAAGCGCACCGAAGAGCTGGCGACCCGTCAGGAAGGCACTGCCATCGTGCCACCGGCGCTGCTCGACGAAGTGACTGCGCTGGTCGAGTGGCCAGTGCCGCTGGTGTGCTCGTTCGAGGAACGTTTCCTCGACGTGCCGCAGGAAGCGCTGATCACCACCATGCAGGACAACCAGAAGTACTTCTGCCTGCTGGATGCCGACGGCAAGTTGCTGCCACGCTTCATCACCGTGACCAACATCGAATCAAAAGACCCGCAGCAGATCATTGCCGGTAACGAGAAGGTGGTTCGCCCACGCCTCACCGACGCCGAGTTCTTCTTCAAGCAGGACAAGAAGCAGAAGCTCGAAGCGTTCAACGATCGCCTGCAGAACGTGGTGTTCCAGGAAAAACTCGGCAGTGTCTACGACAAGGCCGAGCGCGTGTCGAAACTGGCGGCCTACATCGCCGCACGTATCGGCGGCAACGCTTCGTGGGCTGCCCGCGCAGGCCTGCTGTCCAAGTGCGACCTGGCCACCGAAATGGTTGGCGAGTTCCCGGAGATGCAAGGTGTCGCCGGCTACTACTACGCCCTCAATGACGGCGAGCCGGAAGACGTCGCGCTGGCGCTGAACGAGCAGTACATGCCGCGCGGTGCCGGCGCTGAACTGCCAGCCACCCTGACCGGTGCAGCCGTGGCCATCGCTGACAAGCTCGACACCCTGGTCGGCATCTTCGGTATCGGCATGCTGCCGACCGGCAGCAAGGACCCGTATGCCCTGCGCCGTGCGGCACTGGGCGTGCTGCGGATCCTGATCGAGAAACAACTGGATCTGGACCTGAACGACGCCGTGGCTTTCGCCGTGAACTCCTTCGGTGCGAAGGTCAAGGCTGCCGGCCTGAACGACGCGGTGCTGGAATTCATCTTCGACCGTCTGCGTGCGCGTTACGAAGACGAAGGCGTGGATGTGGCCACCTACCTGTCGGTTCGTGCCCTGAAGCCGGGTTCGGCGCTGGACTTCGACCAACGTGTGCAAGCGGTTCAGGCCTTCCGCAAACTGCCGGAAGCGGCAGCGCTGGCGGCGGTGAACAAGCGTGTGTCGAACCTGCTGAGCAAAGTCGAAGGCTCCGTGCCGACCGACGTTCAGGCCAAGTACTTCGACAACGCCAACGAGTTCTCGCTGTACTCGGCGATCCAGCAAGCGGACCAGGCTGTACAGCCAATGGCAGCGGCGCGTCAGTACAACGAATCGCTGGCACGTCTGGCCGCCCTGCGCGAGCCGGTGGACGCGTTCTTCGACGCGGTGATGGTCAATGCCGAAGACGCCAATGTGCGGGCCAACCGTTACGCGCTGCTGGCGCGTCTGCGTGGCCTGTTCCTGGGCGTTGCCGACATTTCGCTGCTGGGTTGA
- a CDS encoding response regulator transcription factor, which yields MRVAILDDEPAELRRVEQTLQQMAEAGEQPWSLHSFERGEDLLRQLRRETFDLLILDWQLPDLTGLSLLRWTREHMEAPPAAIMLTSRDGESDIVQALNAGADDYVSKPFRPNELKARVTAVLRRHSHQRPTVANVLRFNDLVFDDAELTVTREGKPIMMTEREYRLAHCLFSNLGRPLSRDYLYERFWPHEEMASSRPLDTHIYRLRNKLGLTADRGWQLLTIYGYGYRLESVVSAGE from the coding sequence ATGCGCGTTGCGATACTGGACGATGAACCCGCCGAACTGCGCCGGGTCGAGCAGACCCTGCAACAAATGGCCGAGGCCGGCGAACAGCCCTGGTCGCTGCACAGTTTCGAACGCGGAGAAGACCTGCTGCGACAATTGCGTCGGGAAACCTTCGACCTGCTGATCCTCGACTGGCAACTTCCCGACCTCACCGGCCTGTCGCTGCTGCGCTGGACCCGCGAGCACATGGAAGCCCCGCCGGCCGCCATCATGCTGACCAGCCGCGACGGCGAAAGCGATATCGTCCAGGCCCTGAATGCCGGCGCCGACGATTACGTCAGCAAGCCCTTTCGTCCTAACGAGTTGAAGGCCCGTGTCACCGCCGTGCTGCGTCGACACAGCCATCAGCGCCCGACCGTGGCCAATGTCCTGCGTTTCAATGATCTGGTATTTGATGACGCCGAGTTGACTGTTACCCGTGAGGGAAAGCCGATCATGATGACCGAGCGCGAGTACCGCCTCGCCCACTGCCTGTTCAGCAACCTGGGCCGGCCGTTGTCGCGGGACTATCTATATGAACGGTTCTGGCCCCATGAAGAGATGGCCTCGTCACGGCCACTGGATACCCACATCTATCGCCTGCGCAACAAGCTCGGGCTGACAGCGGATCGGGGTTGGCAGTTGCTGACGATTTATGGGTATGGGTATCGGTTGGAGAGTGTGGTGTCTGCAGGCGAGTGA
- a CDS encoding lysophospholipid acyltransferase family protein: MSILQAIRIFLFYLLLGTTALLWCSLSFFIAPFLPFKARYRFINVYWCRCALWLTKVFLDIRYEVKGAENVPDRPCVIQSNHQSTWETFFLSAYFSPLSQVLKRELLYVPFFGWAMAMLRPIAIDRDNPKAALKQVAAKGDELLKDNVWVLIFPEGTRVPHGTIGKFSRSGSALAVNAALPVLPIAHNAGKFWPKIGWGKKQGVITVVIGEPMYAEGSGPRAIADLNDRVQAWNEQAQREMGSLPPAPQAPAANDQVTV; this comes from the coding sequence ATGTCGATACTGCAGGCCATCAGAATCTTCCTCTTTTACCTGCTGCTGGGCACCACCGCTCTGCTGTGGTGCAGCCTGAGCTTTTTTATCGCGCCCTTTCTGCCGTTCAAGGCGCGCTATCGTTTCATCAACGTGTACTGGTGCCGTTGCGCCTTGTGGTTGACCAAGGTGTTCCTCGACATCCGTTACGAAGTCAAAGGCGCAGAAAACGTGCCTGACCGTCCCTGCGTGATTCAATCGAACCACCAGAGCACCTGGGAGACGTTCTTTCTCTCCGCTTATTTCTCGCCCTTGAGCCAGGTGCTCAAGCGCGAATTGCTGTACGTGCCGTTCTTCGGCTGGGCGATGGCCATGCTGCGGCCGATCGCCATTGATCGCGACAACCCGAAAGCTGCGCTCAAGCAAGTTGCGGCAAAGGGTGATGAGCTGCTCAAGGACAATGTCTGGGTGCTGATCTTCCCCGAAGGCACTCGCGTTCCCCACGGCACCATCGGCAAGTTTTCCCGCAGTGGCAGCGCATTGGCGGTGAATGCGGCGCTTCCGGTGCTGCCGATTGCGCACAATGCCGGCAAGTTCTGGCCGAAAATCGGCTGGGGTAAAAAGCAGGGCGTGATTACCGTAGTCATCGGTGAACCGATGTATGCCGAAGGGTCCGGCCCCCGCGCCATCGCCGATCTGAACGACCGGGTGCAGGCCTGGAACGAGCAGGCTCAACGGGAAATGGGTTCGTTGCCACCGGCACCACAAGCCCCGGCAGCCAACGATCAGGTGACTGTCTGA
- the trkA gene encoding Trk system potassium transporter TrkA, translating to MKIIILGAGQVGGSLAEHLASEANDITVVDTDGDRLRDLGDRLDIRTVQGRGSLPTVLRQAGADDADMLVAVTNSDETNMVACQVAHTLFHTPTKIARVREASYLTREEQLFQNEAIPVDVLISPEQVVTNYIKRLIQHPGALQVIDFSEGQAQLVAVRAYYGGPLVGQQLRQLREHMPNVETRVAAIFRRDRPILPQGDTVIEADDEVFFIAARENIRAVMSEMRRLDETYKRIVIAGGGQIGERLAEAIESRYQVKIIEMNPARCRYLSDTLDSTVVLQGSASDRDLLLEENIADADIFLALTNDDEANIMSSLLAKRLGAKKVMTIINNPAYVDLIQGGDIDIAISPQLATIGTLLAHVRRGDIVSVHSLRRGAAEAIEAVAHGDSKSSKVIGKAIENIALPPGTTIGAIIRDEEVIIAHDDTVIAAGDHVILFLVDKKHIRDVEKLFHVGLSFF from the coding sequence ATGAAAATCATCATCCTCGGTGCAGGGCAGGTCGGCGGTTCGCTGGCTGAACATCTGGCCAGCGAAGCCAACGACATCACCGTGGTCGACACCGATGGCGACCGTCTGCGCGACCTTGGCGACCGTCTCGATATCCGCACCGTGCAGGGCCGTGGCTCGCTGCCGACCGTGCTGCGTCAGGCCGGTGCCGACGACGCCGACATGCTGGTGGCGGTGACCAACAGCGACGAAACCAACATGGTTGCCTGCCAGGTTGCCCACACCCTGTTCCACACCCCGACCAAGATCGCCCGGGTACGCGAAGCCTCGTATCTGACGCGCGAGGAGCAACTGTTCCAGAACGAAGCGATTCCGGTCGACGTGCTGATCAGCCCCGAGCAAGTGGTCACCAACTACATCAAGCGCCTGATCCAGCATCCCGGCGCCTTGCAGGTGATCGACTTCTCCGAAGGCCAGGCGCAACTGGTGGCGGTGCGCGCCTATTACGGTGGGCCGCTGGTGGGGCAGCAATTGCGTCAGTTGCGTGAACACATGCCGAATGTGGAAACCCGGGTGGCGGCGATTTTCCGTCGTGACCGTCCGATTCTTCCTCAGGGTGACACGGTGATCGAGGCCGACGACGAAGTCTTCTTCATCGCCGCCCGTGAGAACATTCGCGCGGTAATGAGCGAAATGCGCCGTCTCGACGAAACCTACAAGCGCATCGTTATCGCCGGCGGCGGCCAGATCGGTGAGCGCCTGGCCGAGGCCATCGAAAGCCGCTATCAGGTGAAGATCATCGAGATGAACCCGGCACGCTGCCGTTATCTCTCCGATACCCTCGACAGCACCGTGGTGTTGCAGGGCAGCGCTTCAGATCGCGACCTGCTGCTGGAGGAGAACATCGCTGACGCGGACATTTTCCTCGCGCTGACCAACGACGACGAAGCCAACATCATGTCGTCGCTGCTGGCCAAGCGTCTGGGTGCGAAGAAGGTGATGACGATCATCAACAACCCGGCCTACGTCGACCTGATCCAGGGTGGCGACATCGACATCGCCATCAGCCCGCAACTGGCGACCATCGGTACCTTGCTGGCCCACGTGCGTCGGGGCGACATCGTCAGCGTGCACTCGTTGCGCCGTGGCGCGGCGGAAGCGATCGAAGCGGTGGCCCATGGTGATTCGAAGTCCAGCAAGGTTATCGGCAAGGCCATCGAGAACATCGCCCTGCCTCCCGGAACCACCATCGGCGCAATCATCCGTGATGAAGAAGTGATCATCGCCCACGACGACACGGTGATCGCTGCCGGCGACCATGTGATCCTGTTCCTTGTGGATAAAAAGCATATTCGCGATGTGGAGAAGCTGTTCCACGTGGGCCTGAGTTTCTTCTGA
- the gmhB gene encoding D-glycero-beta-D-manno-heptose 1,7-bisphosphate 7-phosphatase gives MLLKLLILDRDGVINYDSDAYIKSVEEWIPLPGSIEAIAQLSKAGWTVAVATNQSGIARGYYDLATLDAMHARLRTLVAEQGGEVGLIVYCPHGPDEGCDCRKPKPGMLKTIAQHYNVALTNVWFVGDSLGDLEAAKAVDSQPVLVKTGKGEKTQAKTLPVGTLIFDDLAAIAAELIHN, from the coding sequence TTGCTGTTGAAACTGCTGATTCTCGATCGGGACGGAGTGATCAATTACGACTCCGACGCTTACATCAAGTCGGTGGAGGAGTGGATTCCGTTACCCGGCTCGATCGAAGCGATTGCGCAGTTGAGCAAAGCCGGCTGGACGGTGGCGGTCGCCACCAACCAGTCAGGCATTGCTCGCGGCTACTATGACCTCGCCACCCTCGACGCCATGCACGCGCGCCTGCGCACGCTGGTGGCGGAGCAGGGCGGTGAAGTCGGGCTGATCGTGTATTGCCCGCATGGGCCGGATGAGGGTTGCGACTGCCGCAAGCCGAAACCGGGGATGTTGAAAACCATCGCGCAGCATTACAACGTCGCGCTGACAAATGTCTGGTTTGTCGGCGACAGCCTTGGTGACCTGGAGGCCGCCAAAGCCGTCGATTCACAGCCCGTTTTGGTAAAGACCGGGAAAGGCGAAAAGACTCAGGCCAAGACCTTGCCGGTGGGCACCCTGATTTTTGACGATCTCGCGGCGATTGCCGCAGAACTTATCCACAACTAG
- a CDS encoding tetratricopeptide repeat protein produces the protein MIESLEKMLAKGVDNSLLRFGLGKGYLDLGENAKAAEHFQRCVGFDPKYSAAWKLLGKAHLALGDLASARQAWEQGLEAARAHGDKQAEKEMTVFLKKLERQKP, from the coding sequence ATGATCGAATCCCTGGAAAAAATGCTCGCCAAGGGTGTGGATAACTCGCTGCTGCGCTTCGGTCTGGGCAAGGGTTATCTGGATCTGGGAGAGAACGCGAAGGCGGCCGAGCATTTTCAGCGTTGCGTCGGCTTCGATCCGAAGTACTCGGCAGCGTGGAAACTGTTGGGTAAGGCACACTTGGCGCTGGGGGATCTGGCGTCTGCGCGGCAGGCATGGGAGCAAGGTCTGGAAGCGGCCCGGGCCCATGGCGACAAGCAGGCGGAGAAGGAAATGACGGTGTTTCTGAAGAAGCTCGAACGGCAGAAGCCGTGA